One Glycine max cultivar Williams 82 chromosome 3, Glycine_max_v4.0, whole genome shotgun sequence DNA window includes the following coding sequences:
- the LOC100780607 gene encoding probable non-specific lipid-transfer protein 1, which yields MSRAAIISIAILLITRSGALASISCATVIEEVAPCTSFLQGGSKQPSVACCNGIKKLSGEAGTHQNRTAICQCLKEGLATIGNYDPKRVPQVPKDCGLSATLPPIDKNTDCSNISFMM from the exons ATGTCAAGAGCAGCAATCATATCCATTGCCATTCTCCTAATTACAAGGTCTGGAGCTCTGGCTTCAATATCATGCGCCACAGTTATTGAGGAGGTAGCACCTTGCACTAGCTTCCTGCAAGGAGGCTCAAAGCAGCCCTCGGTGGCGTGTTGCAATGGAATCAAGAAACTAAGTGGTGAGGCTGGGACCCACCAAAACCGAACAGCTATATGCCAGTGCCTCAAGGAAGGACTGGCCACCATTGGAAATTATGATCCTAAACGTGTACCTCAAGTTCCCAAAGATTGTGGACTGTCTGCTACACTTCCTCCTATTGACAAGAATACTGATTGCTCTAA TATAAGCTTTATGATGTGA
- the LOC100816236 gene encoding cyclic nucleotide-gated ion channel 1 isoform X1 translates to MNAKGHKFVRFEDWKSESSFSPEQENSINNGNHKRRPSVGAVLKSIGRRLESVSEKMKNLTRASAVHPVSDGKKKLPPRKKILDPQGPILQKWNKIFVITCVMAVSVDPLFFYIPVINNARKRVDLDGVLQITASVLRTFFDLFYILRIIFQFKTGFIAPSSRVFGRGELIDDPMAIMKRYLTSHFIIDVLSIIPLPQVILLAINRNLKTSDPFVAKDLLKYSVLIQYVPRLLRIYPLFKEVTRTSGILTETAWAGAASNLFLYMLASHVVGANWYMLSVESEVRCWRELKNASLCHREYMSCGDRNQKNFTLLNLLNQTLLNQTVLNQTCSLVDPDTIKDPKTFNFGIFSDALDSHVVESTTDFPQKFFYCFWWGLRNLSSLGQNLKTSTDVSEIAFAIFIAIFGLVLFSLLIGNMQKYLQSTTVRVEEMRVKRQDAEQWMSHRMLPENLKERIRKYEQYQWQENKGVEEEALIRNLPKDLRRDIKRHLCLALVKKVPMFEKMDEQLLDAMCDRLKPVLYTEKSYIVREEDPVDEMLFIMRGKVSTMTTNGGRTGFFNSMFLMAGDFCGEELLTWALDPNSSSNLPISTRTVETISEVEAFALMADDLKFVASQFRRLHSKQLQHAFRFYSSQWKTWAATFIQAAWRRYWKKKIERSLCKAEADLQDALANEEGSSLSLGATIYASRFAVNALRNLRENSRHNTMQQRLLSLLPPKPAEPDFTAQKH, encoded by the exons ATGAATGCAAAGGGACATAAATTTGTGAG GTTTGAGGACTGGAAATCAGAGTCATCTTTTAGTCCAGAGCAAGAAAATTCTATTAACAATGGGAATCACAAAAGAAGACCTAGTGTGGGTGCGGTTTTGAAGAGTATAGGAAGAAGGCTGGAGAGTGTGTCAGAGAAGATGAAGAACTTGACAAGAGCTTCAGCTGTCCATCCTGTAAGTGATGGAAAGAAAAAGCTTCCTCCTAGGAAGAAAATTCTTGATCCACAGGGTCCAATCCTTCAGAAATGGAACAAAATCTTTGTAATAACGTGTGTGATGGCAGTCTCTGTGGATCCTCTCTTCTTTTACATTCCGGTGATAAATAATGCTAGAAAACGTGTTGATTTGGATGGAGTATTGCAGATCACTGCCAGTGTTCTTCGCACCTTCTTTGATCTATTCTACATTCTTCGCATAATCTTCCAGTTTAAGACAGGATTCATTGCCCCTTCTTCTCGTGTTTTTGGAAGGGGTGAGCTCATTGATGATCCTATGGCTATAATGAAAAGATACTTAACTTCACACTTCATCATTGATGTTCTATCAATTATTCCACTTCCACAG GTGATTCTTTTAGCCATAAATCGAAACCTGAAAACATCAGATCCATTTGTAGCAAAGGATTTGTTGAAGTATTCAGTATTAATCCAGTATGTGCCAAGGCTTTTGCGGATCTATCCACTATTCAAAGAAGTAACTAGAACTTCTGGCATATTGACCGAGACAGCATGGGCTGGAGCTGCTTCTAATCTTTTTCTCTATATGCTGGCAAGTCAT GTGGTTGGAGCTAACTGGTATATGCTTTCGGTAGAGTCAGAGGTGCGGTGCTGGCGAGAGTTAAAGAATGCTTCACTCTGTCATCGAGAATACATGAGTTGTGGAGACCGCAATCAAAAAAACTTTACACTTCTCAATCTTCTTAATCAGACACTATTGAATCAAACAGTTCTTAATCAAACTTGTTCTTTGGTTGACCCTGATACAATCAAAGACCCAAAAACCTTCAATTTTGGAATATTTTCTGATGCTCTAGATTCACATGTGGTAGAATCAACAACAGATTTTCCTCAGAAGTTCTTCTACTGCTTTTGGTGGGGTTTGCGCAATTTAAG TTCTCTTGGACAAAATCTCAAGACTAGTACTGATGTCTCAGAAATAGCCTTTGCAATCTTCATTGCCATCTTTGGATTGGTCTTATTCTCGTTACTTATTGGAAACATGCAG AAATATCTGCAATCTACAACTGTTAGAGTGGAGGAGATGAGAGTGAAGAGACAGGACGCGGAACAGTGGATGTCCCACCGTATGCTACCTGAGAACTTGAAGGAAAGAATTAGAAAGTACGAACAGTACCAATGGCAAGAAAATAAGGGTGTTGAGGAGGAGGCATTAATTCGTAACCTTCCTAAAGATCTCCGAAGGGACATAAAGCGTCACCTTTGCTTAGCTTTAGTTAAAAAA GTGCCAATGTTTGAGAAAATGGATGAGCAGTTGTTGGATGCAATGTGCGATAGACTGAAGCCAGTCCTTTACACTGAGAAGAGCTACATTGTTCGTGAAGAAGATCCAGTTGATGAGATGCTTTTCATTATGCGTGGAAAGGTTTCTACTATGACAACAAATGGTGGAAGAACTGGTTTCTTCAACTCCATGTTCCTCATGGCTGGTGACTTTTGTGGAGAGGAACTTCTGACATGGGCCTTGGATCCCAACTCCTCCTCAAATCTACCCATTTCAACTAGGACAGTAGAAACTATATCAGAAGTTGAAGCCTTTGCTCTCATGGCCGATGACTTGAAGTTTGTTGCTTCCCAATTTCGACGCCTTCACAGCAAACAGCTCCAACACGCTTTCAG GTTCTATTCCTCACAGTGGAAGACATGGGCTGCTACTTTCATACAAGCAGCTTGGCGTCGATACTGGAAAAAGAAGATTGAGAGGTCATTGTGCAAAGCAGAAGCAGACCTACAAGATGCTTTGGCAAATGAGGAAGGGTCTAGTCTAAGCCTTGGTGCAACCATATATGCATCAAGGTTTGCTGTCAATGCACTGCGAAACTTGAGAGAAAATAGCAGACACAATACAATGCAGCAGAGACTACTATCTCTGTTACCTCCAAAGCCAGCTGAGCCAGATTTCACTGCTCAGAAACACTAA
- the LOC100816236 gene encoding cyclic nucleotide-gated ion channel 1 isoform X2 gives MSCGDRNQKNFTLLNLLNQTLLNQTVLNQTCSLVDPDTIKDPKTFNFGIFSDALDSHVVESTTDFPQKFFYCFWWGLRNLSSLGQNLKTSTDVSEIAFAIFIAIFGLVLFSLLIGNMQKYLQSTTVRVEEMRVKRQDAEQWMSHRMLPENLKERIRKYEQYQWQENKGVEEEALIRNLPKDLRRDIKRHLCLALVKKVPMFEKMDEQLLDAMCDRLKPVLYTEKSYIVREEDPVDEMLFIMRGKVSTMTTNGGRTGFFNSMFLMAGDFCGEELLTWALDPNSSSNLPISTRTVETISEVEAFALMADDLKFVASQFRRLHSKQLQHAFRFYSSQWKTWAATFIQAAWRRYWKKKIERSLCKAEADLQDALANEEGSSLSLGATIYASRFAVNALRNLRENSRHNTMQQRLLSLLPPKPAEPDFTAQKH, from the exons ATGAGTTGTGGAGACCGCAATCAAAAAAACTTTACACTTCTCAATCTTCTTAATCAGACACTATTGAATCAAACAGTTCTTAATCAAACTTGTTCTTTGGTTGACCCTGATACAATCAAAGACCCAAAAACCTTCAATTTTGGAATATTTTCTGATGCTCTAGATTCACATGTGGTAGAATCAACAACAGATTTTCCTCAGAAGTTCTTCTACTGCTTTTGGTGGGGTTTGCGCAATTTAAG TTCTCTTGGACAAAATCTCAAGACTAGTACTGATGTCTCAGAAATAGCCTTTGCAATCTTCATTGCCATCTTTGGATTGGTCTTATTCTCGTTACTTATTGGAAACATGCAG AAATATCTGCAATCTACAACTGTTAGAGTGGAGGAGATGAGAGTGAAGAGACAGGACGCGGAACAGTGGATGTCCCACCGTATGCTACCTGAGAACTTGAAGGAAAGAATTAGAAAGTACGAACAGTACCAATGGCAAGAAAATAAGGGTGTTGAGGAGGAGGCATTAATTCGTAACCTTCCTAAAGATCTCCGAAGGGACATAAAGCGTCACCTTTGCTTAGCTTTAGTTAAAAAA GTGCCAATGTTTGAGAAAATGGATGAGCAGTTGTTGGATGCAATGTGCGATAGACTGAAGCCAGTCCTTTACACTGAGAAGAGCTACATTGTTCGTGAAGAAGATCCAGTTGATGAGATGCTTTTCATTATGCGTGGAAAGGTTTCTACTATGACAACAAATGGTGGAAGAACTGGTTTCTTCAACTCCATGTTCCTCATGGCTGGTGACTTTTGTGGAGAGGAACTTCTGACATGGGCCTTGGATCCCAACTCCTCCTCAAATCTACCCATTTCAACTAGGACAGTAGAAACTATATCAGAAGTTGAAGCCTTTGCTCTCATGGCCGATGACTTGAAGTTTGTTGCTTCCCAATTTCGACGCCTTCACAGCAAACAGCTCCAACACGCTTTCAG GTTCTATTCCTCACAGTGGAAGACATGGGCTGCTACTTTCATACAAGCAGCTTGGCGTCGATACTGGAAAAAGAAGATTGAGAGGTCATTGTGCAAAGCAGAAGCAGACCTACAAGATGCTTTGGCAAATGAGGAAGGGTCTAGTCTAAGCCTTGGTGCAACCATATATGCATCAAGGTTTGCTGTCAATGCACTGCGAAACTTGAGAGAAAATAGCAGACACAATACAATGCAGCAGAGACTACTATCTCTGTTACCTCCAAAGCCAGCTGAGCCAGATTTCACTGCTCAGAAACACTAA
- the LOC100781694 gene encoding replication stress response regulator SDE2: MEQKRSSSKMYNLFVKHLDGKTLTLLFPSPILYASSIRDRLFQLTGIPAHHQRLVTGCRHLNDDKSAIQCLPEDGNMFPSVRLLLRLKGGKGGFGSLLRGAATKAGQKKTNNFDACRDMSGRRLRHVNAEKRLEEWKAGEQERKLEKVAEEFLKKQMKKGKGKGEGEGGAQKYVAKYREESERCVAEVALSVKEALTAKRKSPSQPHHDAKKLKIWMGKRKLNESDSDDSDEEVEIEKSDLLNGPNESGSNKAEGSLGSVNGGGGSSGAGSCESGSEEEKEAAVEGNVGSVAMLGGESIQAAAEPVINDEATEMPKESVVAGINAEDNGYQDCYVGVPDKFDGAVNQASTVMGSETVASAGESNYMEIDGSLEHKAAVNEESSPSTSVPVLEEPLNFDAFNSAAELEVLGLERLKSELQSRGLKCGGTLKERAARLFLLKSTPLDELPKKLLAKK; this comes from the exons ATGGAGCAGAAGAGGAGCAGTAGCAAGATGTACAACCTGTTTGTGAAGCACTTGGACGGGAAAACCCTAACCCTCCTATTCCCCTCTCCGATCCTCTACGCGAGTTCCATCAGGGATCGCCTCTTCCAACTCACCGGAATCCCCGCCCACCACCAGCGCCTTGTTACCGGCTGCCGCCACCTCAACGACGACAAATCTGCCATCCAATGCCTCCCGGAGGACGGCAACATGTTCCCCTCCGTGCGCCTCCTCCTGCGCCTCAAGGGCGGCAAGGGAGGCTTCGGCTCGCTTCTCCGTGGCGCCGCCACCAAGGCCGGGCAGAAGAAGACCAACAATTTCGACGCGTGCCGCGACATGAGTGGCCGGAGGCTGAGGCACGTCAACGCGGAGAAGAGGTTGGAGGAGTGGAAGGCCGGAGAACAGGAGAGGAAGCTCGAGAAGGTGGCCGAGGAGTTTCTCAAGAAGCAGATGAAGAAGGGAAAGGGTAAGGGTGAAGGTGAGGGTGGGGCTCAAAAATATGTCGCCAAATATAGGGAGGAATCTGAACGTTGTGTTGCCGAGGTTGCCTTGTCCGTTAAGGAGGCTCTCACTGCCAAGCGCAAGAGCCCTTCACAACCTCACCATGATGCTAAGAAATTGAAGATATG GATGGGGAAGAGGAAATTGAATGAAAGTGATAGTGATGATTCTGATGAAGAGGTGGAGATCGAGAAATCAGATTTGTTGAATGGTCCGAATGAGTCGGGCTCTAATAAGGCTGAGGGCAGTTTGGGTTCGGTAAATGGGGGCGGAGGCTCTTCTGGTGCTGGCTCGTGTGAAAGTGGGTctgaagaagagaaggaagCTGCTGTAGAAGGAAATGTGGGATCTGTTGCGATGCTGGGTGGTGAAAGTATTCAGGCTGCAGCTGAACCTGTGATAAATGATGAGGCTACTGAAATGCCAAAGGAGTCGGTGGTTGCTGGAATTAATGCTGAAGATAATGGATATCAGGATTGCTATGTAGGCGTGCCTGACAAGTTCGATGGTGCTGTGAATCAGGCCTCAACTGTTATGGGCTCTGAAACTGTCGCCAGTGCTGGTGAATCTAATTATATGGAAATTGATGGATCTCTTGAGCATAAAGCAGCAGTCAATGAAGAAAGCTCACCAAGCACTAGTGTTCCTGTGTTGGAGGAGCCCCTGAATTTTGATGCCTTTAATTCAGCTGCTGAACTTGAG GTTCTTGGCTTGGAAAGGTTGAAGTCTGAACTGCAGTCACGTGGGTTAAAATGTGGAGGTACTTTGAAGGAGCGTGCTGCCaggctttttcttttaaaatcaaCTCCCCTGGATGAACTTCCAAAGAAGCTGCTTGCGAAGAAGTAA